TACGGATCCCGATCTCACGGACTCCTGCGCTGACGATCGCCGACGCGACGCCGTAAACCCCGACTACCGCGAGCAGAAGGGCGAGCAGCGCGAAAGCGACGAGAAGCGCGGAGACCACCCGGGAGGCGGAGAGAGACTGCGCCACGAAATCACCCAGGCTTCCGAGCTGGACGATGGGAAGGTCGGGATCGACGGAGCGCACGACTTCGCGCGCGGCGGCGGCGAGAGCTTCGGGGTCGCCGTCCGTTTTCAGGATCATCAGCATCCGGCCGAGCGGCCATTGCTCGAGCGGGCGGTACATCTCGGGACGGGGCTCGCTGTCGAGTCCGTGCTGTCGCACATCGCCAACGACTCCCACGATGACGAATTCCGGCCCCGTCGGCGAGAAGATGTGAACCCGCCGGCCGATCGGATCCTCGCCCGAGAAAAGGCGTGATGCCATCGTCTCGTTCACGATACCGACGGCAGTCGCGTCGTCGCGATCGGACGGCGCGAAATCCCTTCCCGAGAGGAGCGAAATTCCCATGGCGCGGAAGTACCCGGGCGTCACCACGCGAAAGTTGGCATTGGGCAGAGGCTCGTCTTCCGCGTAGGTCATACCCTCGGGAACGTAAGGAAAGTTCCAGTTCCCGGTGCTCATGGGCAGTAGGTGAATGCCGCCTGCCGCGCGCACACCGGGGATCCGTTCGAGGCGGGGCAGAAGCTCGCGATAGAGCTGTCGCTTCGCCGGTGGCTCTTTGTAGCGCGAATCGGGAGCGTTGACGCCGACGATGAGCGCGGGCTCCGCATCGAAGCCCGGGTCGACTCGACCGAGCTGGATGAGGCTCGACACCATGACCGCGGCGGCCGTCACGAGAACGACTGACGAGGCGACCTCGAACACGACGACGAGCCGCGGAAATCCCTGACGCCTTGCATGGGTCGCGCGAAGGCCTCCACCGAGCCAGGAGGCGACCTCCGTCCGGCTCGCGCGAAGCGCGGGAAGAGCGCCGAACAGAAGGGCCGCACCGCAGGATGTGAGAAGCGCGAAGCCGAGCACCCGAACGTCGAGGCTCATCTCGGCGGCGTGCACGGCTTCGCGAGCCACGACGGGTCGGATCGCAGAGATCGCGAGACCCGCGGCGGCGGTGCCTAGAGCGCCCCCCGCCACGCCGAGAAGGAGTGACTCCGTCACGAGCTGCCGCACCACGCGACCACGGCCCGCTCCGAGCGCAGAGCGCATCGCGATCTCTCGGGCGCGCTCACCGTGCCGAGTGAGCAGAAGGCTCGCGACGTTCGCGCATACCAGAAGAAGCACCATGCCGACGGCGAGGGAAAGCAGCGCGAGATAGCTGCGCGTCTCGCCGACGATGACACGATCGAGCCTTTCCGCACCGGCCGCCGCAACCGCTTCCTC
This genomic interval from Vicinamibacteria bacterium contains the following:
- a CDS encoding ABC transporter permease, whose amino-acid sequence is MTERSRRRWAERLLRLFPPAFRRAHGAELVELYAKRDAAFLELVWDLSKNAVIVRWDEWRLPQTAPRQKQRHGGQPMESTILDLRFALRSLRKRPGTTGTILVTLLLGIGSATTLFTAVDRILLKPLPFDEPDALVRVWWRPESFNQRIIAFFRDESRTLSDLAGYSGWAFTLAGDGEAEEIQGAVVTTNYFDVLGAEPALGRGFLPEESEPGSSDVGVISHGLWMRRFGGDPGIVGRRIDLAGPGRNGVSVIGVMPEAHVSLQRESRWQAWLPLERPEDLEKDESWFLSAIGRLEPGVSVEAASNDTIRMARLVRENMYPRIPEEAVAAAGAERLDRVIVGETRSYLALLSLAVGMVLLLVCANVASLLLTRHGERAREIAMRSALGAGRGRVVRQLVTESLLLGVAGGALGTAAAGLAISAIRPVVAREAVHAAEMSLDVRVLGFALLTSCGAALLFGALPALRASRTEVASWLGGGLRATHARRQGFPRLVVVFEVASSVVLVTAAAVMVSSLIQLGRVDPGFDAEPALIVGVNAPDSRYKEPPAKRQLYRELLPRLERIPGVRAAGGIHLLPMSTGNWNFPYVPEGMTYAEDEPLPNANFRVVTPGYFRAMGISLLSGRDFAPSDRDDATAVGIVNETMASRLFSGEDPIGRRVHIFSPTGPEFVIVGVVGDVRQHGLDSEPRPEMYRPLEQWPLGRMLMILKTDGDPEALAAAAREVVRSVDPDLPIVQLGSLGDFVAQSLSASRVVSALLVAFALLALLLAVVGVYGVASAIVSAGVREIGIRMALGASGDRVRRDSLRREMIPIAAGVLLGFAGSVFVERLMMGTLTKLVAAGPGLLVSTSLFVTVVGIISCWLPAGRASRVEPTVALRFE